From Paenibacillus sp. V4I7, one genomic window encodes:
- a CDS encoding efflux RND transporter periplasmic adaptor subunit: MINDSSQKRKIKSRSMGVIALLTAAAVLVSACSAPGAKGAATVQLAPRAIKTDVIKKQKISNPIEQVADVAAGTTLDVVSKAGGEVTEVLKKRGEYVEKGEILFVIDNKDALSAKRKSELSVRSAQESLQQAKDNKVNNRKDLLDNVTRSQTALKNATQEYNKIRNEYDAGIAVQHQVDQSKQALDSAQMNLDAAQSKLSAFDNSDSISAIQTQAESASLALEDATRSLENYQVKAPGNGILTDFNVVVGQTVAAAAGKVGQVQQIDPIKIKTELTETNFLLVKGKQELIYYNPDSPDKKGTAKISYLAPIMSAATKTYTLELEVPNSDHLLQPGNRFMVQLTTETEEQVIAIPTLSIIREESDTIVFVQQGDQYQKRKVKLGRINGEYQEVIEGVKDGEQLVTTGQNTLKDGQKVDIASAGQQPTTTPAAK; the protein is encoded by the coding sequence ATGATTAACGATAGTTCGCAAAAACGAAAAATCAAATCCCGTTCGATGGGAGTGATAGCGTTATTGACCGCAGCAGCGGTCTTGGTGTCAGCCTGTTCAGCACCAGGTGCAAAAGGGGCTGCAACGGTGCAGTTAGCACCAAGGGCGATTAAAACAGATGTCATAAAGAAGCAGAAAATTAGCAATCCGATCGAACAAGTTGCTGATGTAGCGGCAGGAACGACGCTTGATGTTGTATCGAAAGCGGGCGGTGAGGTAACGGAAGTGCTGAAAAAACGAGGAGAGTATGTTGAGAAGGGGGAAATACTCTTCGTTATTGATAATAAAGATGCCTTATCTGCCAAAAGGAAAAGTGAGCTTTCTGTAAGAAGTGCCCAAGAATCCTTGCAACAAGCAAAGGATAATAAAGTAAATAACCGCAAAGATCTGTTGGACAATGTAACTAGATCGCAAACTGCACTCAAGAATGCTACCCAGGAATACAACAAAATTCGTAATGAATATGATGCAGGCATCGCCGTTCAGCATCAGGTGGATCAATCCAAACAAGCACTAGATAGCGCTCAGATGAATCTAGATGCTGCACAAAGCAAGCTTTCAGCGTTTGATAACTCCGATTCGATTTCGGCTATTCAAACGCAAGCAGAGTCTGCAAGTCTAGCACTAGAAGATGCGACTCGTTCTTTAGAGAACTATCAAGTAAAGGCACCAGGTAACGGCATTCTTACCGATTTCAATGTAGTGGTTGGGCAAACCGTAGCTGCCGCGGCAGGGAAAGTTGGGCAAGTCCAACAGATTGATCCGATCAAAATCAAAACGGAGCTTACGGAAACGAATTTCCTACTTGTTAAAGGAAAGCAAGAACTCATTTACTATAATCCGGACTCGCCTGACAAAAAAGGAACAGCTAAAATTAGCTACTTGGCACCTATTATGAGTGCTGCAACAAAAACGTACACGTTAGAACTGGAAGTTCCAAATAGCGATCATCTGCTGCAGCCTGGTAATCGATTTATGGTACAGCTTACGACTGAAACGGAAGAACAAGTGATTGCTATTCCTACATTAAGCATCATTCGTGAAGAGTCCGATACGATTGTCTTTGTTCAGCAAGGTGACCAATATCAGAAACGGAAAGTGAAATTAGGACGCATTAACGGGGAGTATCAAGAAGTAATCGAAGGCGTGAAAGACGGCGAGCAATTGGTTACTACCGGACAGAATACTTTGAAAGACGGACAAAAAGTAGACATTGCTAGCGCGGGGCAGCAACCAACAACAACACCAGCAGCCAAATAG
- a CDS encoding AraC family transcriptional regulator: MDFPSIQLQESLTIQTLFSFHYFEYAKGFVFDGEQHDFWEILYVDKGEVEIRADDHIHTLHQGNMIFHKPEEFHTVSVKHEHTPPNLIVICFECTSPAMTIFEKKILALGDRERNILSLIIQEGFQAFLPPFDKPTVHHLERNPHAPFASEQMIKSYLEVLLITLIRNQEQASTPDSMKYKQSSLQKEKAEQRIVQQIMEYLKANLSQSFTQDHLCQKFHLGKSRLKELFQSQMQTGVLEAFKSLKIEQAKTFIRDGRYNFTEIAAMLGYASIHYFSRDFKKTVGMPPSDYAKSVKARL; encoded by the coding sequence ATGGATTTCCCAAGTATACAACTACAGGAATCACTTACCATTCAAACCCTCTTTTCCTTTCATTACTTCGAGTACGCAAAGGGATTTGTATTTGACGGAGAACAGCATGACTTCTGGGAGATTCTTTACGTGGACAAAGGGGAAGTTGAGATTCGAGCCGATGATCACATTCATACCCTTCATCAGGGAAATATGATCTTTCACAAACCCGAGGAATTCCATACGGTTAGCGTTAAGCATGAGCATACACCGCCAAATCTTATCGTCATATGCTTCGAGTGCACGTCCCCAGCCATGACTATTTTCGAGAAAAAGATTCTGGCATTAGGAGACCGGGAAAGAAATATCCTATCCCTCATTATCCAAGAAGGGTTTCAGGCGTTCCTGCCCCCTTTTGACAAGCCAACCGTTCATCATTTGGAAAGAAATCCGCATGCGCCTTTTGCCAGCGAACAAATGATCAAATCCTATTTAGAGGTTTTGTTAATCACACTCATTCGGAATCAAGAGCAAGCTTCCACGCCAGATTCTATGAAATACAAGCAATCATCCCTTCAAAAAGAAAAAGCCGAACAACGAATCGTTCAGCAAATCATGGAATATTTGAAAGCCAATCTCTCTCAATCCTTCACACAAGACCATTTATGTCAAAAGTTTCACTTGGGCAAAAGCCGATTAAAGGAGCTTTTCCAATCTCAGATGCAGACAGGCGTCTTGGAAGCCTTCAAATCCCTCAAAATTGAACAAGCCAAAACTTTTATTAGAGATGGCCGTTATAATTTTACTGAGATAGCAGCAATGTTGGGGTACGCCAGCATTCACTATTTTTCAAGAGATTTCAAGAAAACCGTTGGCATGCCGCCATCTGACTATGCAAAGTCCGTTAAAGCTCGTCTGTAG
- a CDS encoding Gfo/Idh/MocA family protein, with protein MLRIGLIGLGFMGRTHLENYVRLESEGVPIQIVAICDIDNEKLEGRAAAGNIDTGSSGIDFGRYNKYTSVTEMLEKEQLDYVDIALPTYLHRDIAVQCLNHGLHVLCEKPMALNAAECKDMIQAAEANGKQLMIGQCLRFWPAYVYLKQVVEEKTFGQALGGYFYRGGATPTWGPWLTQKEKSGGALLDMHVHDIDMIHWLFGKPESVSCLARNVVPGSGYDVVSANYLYEDGKVINAQADWTLEGDYGFDMQFRVNFEKGNIVFKGDSLQVNVNEGKGFSPELSSEMGYYNELKYFIETLLSGESIAVATPSSTMGSIEIAEAEIESADNRGAWVKVK; from the coding sequence ATGCTGAGAATCGGATTAATTGGATTAGGCTTTATGGGTAGGACTCATCTAGAAAATTACGTTCGCCTGGAGTCAGAAGGAGTTCCCATTCAGATTGTGGCTATATGTGATATTGACAATGAGAAGCTCGAAGGTCGCGCGGCTGCCGGCAACATTGATACGGGTTCATCTGGCATTGACTTCGGTCGCTACAATAAATATACAAGTGTGACCGAAATGCTTGAGAAGGAACAGCTTGATTACGTGGATATTGCATTGCCTACTTATCTGCACAGAGACATAGCGGTTCAATGTTTGAATCATGGTCTTCATGTTTTGTGTGAAAAACCGATGGCGCTGAATGCTGCGGAATGTAAAGATATGATTCAGGCAGCCGAGGCGAATGGCAAGCAGCTAATGATAGGTCAATGCTTGAGATTCTGGCCGGCCTATGTATACCTGAAGCAGGTGGTTGAAGAGAAGACGTTTGGTCAAGCATTGGGTGGTTATTTCTATCGCGGGGGAGCTACTCCGACCTGGGGACCTTGGCTTACACAGAAGGAGAAAAGCGGCGGAGCATTGTTAGATATGCACGTTCATGATATTGATATGATACATTGGCTGTTCGGTAAGCCAGAATCCGTATCGTGTTTGGCACGCAATGTTGTTCCCGGCAGCGGATATGATGTGGTTTCTGCCAATTATCTATATGAAGATGGCAAAGTCATCAATGCTCAAGCAGATTGGACGCTTGAAGGCGACTATGGCTTCGACATGCAGTTCCGAGTTAATTTTGAAAAAGGCAATATCGTTTTCAAAGGTGATTCCTTACAAGTAAATGTGAACGAAGGAAAAGGCTTCAGTCCTGAGCTATCCTCGGAAATGGGCTATTATAACGAACTTAAATATTTTATTGAGACGTTACTTTCCGGTGAAAGTATTGCAGTAGCGACTCCCTCCAGTACGATGGGCAGCATTGAAATTGCTGAGGCTGAAATCGAATCTGCGGACAACCGTGGTGCATGGGTTAAGGTAAAATAG
- a CDS encoding sugar phosphate isomerase/epimerase: MKKGINMWSFPGSMKVEQCIAVAKKAGFDGIELALNETGQLSLESKESEIKEYRKIAEDQGIALSSLASGLYWTYSLTSGHAQTRQKAKDIVKKQLENAAILGVDTILVVPGAVGVDFIPDSEVVPYDQAYDYALEGISELSNVAQSLKVSIGIENVWNKFLLSPLEMRDFIDKINSPYVGAYFDVGNVLYAGYPEHWISILNKRIKKVHFKDYRRAAGGLHGFVDLLAGDVNYPEVMKALQAIGYDDYVIAEMIPGYTHHGEQIIYNTSGAMDAILGRK; encoded by the coding sequence ATGAAAAAAGGGATCAATATGTGGTCATTTCCAGGCTCCATGAAGGTAGAACAATGTATCGCTGTTGCTAAGAAAGCCGGATTTGACGGCATTGAGCTGGCTTTAAACGAGACGGGCCAATTAAGCTTGGAAAGTAAAGAAAGCGAAATCAAGGAATACCGTAAGATTGCGGAAGATCAGGGCATTGCGCTCTCGAGTTTAGCCAGTGGATTATACTGGACATATTCTTTAACAAGTGGACATGCACAAACGCGTCAAAAAGCAAAAGACATCGTCAAGAAACAATTGGAGAACGCTGCTATTTTGGGTGTAGATACGATATTGGTTGTGCCAGGTGCTGTTGGCGTTGATTTCATTCCGGATTCTGAAGTGGTTCCATATGATCAAGCCTATGACTACGCTTTGGAAGGCATAAGCGAGCTTTCCAATGTTGCACAATCATTGAAGGTTTCCATTGGTATAGAAAACGTATGGAATAAATTCTTACTATCCCCGCTTGAAATGAGAGACTTTATCGATAAAATCAATTCGCCATATGTGGGCGCTTACTTTGACGTAGGGAATGTCTTATATGCCGGCTATCCGGAGCATTGGATTTCCATTTTAAATAAACGTATCAAAAAAGTGCATTTCAAAGATTACCGCCGCGCCGCAGGAGGTTTGCATGGTTTTGTTGATCTTCTAGCCGGTGATGTGAATTATCCAGAGGTTATGAAAGCCCTTCAAGCTATCGGGTATGACGATTATGTCATTGCCGAAATGATTCCGGGTTATACGCATCATGGCGAACAGATTATTTATAATACATCGGGTGCAATGGACGCCATCTTAGGGAGGAAGTAA